ATAATGCTCAACCAAGTATGTTGTACATATTCACGCTCTTTAGCAAATTGGCTAATCGGCACTTTACTATCCAGTTCTTGCAAACTACGAGCGTGAATTTCATCGCGTAAGACCCGATAAATGTCAGCCAGTGTGTCAGCTTGCTCGGCACTCAATAAACCAACTTGCTGTAAAGATTCCAATTGACGAATATTATCGCTCCAGCGAATCAGTTCAGGGTGGGCATGCGCATTCGCTAAAATTAAATACTGCACTATAAATTCAATATCGGTAATCCCACCCGGATCTTTTTTAAGGTTAAAGACTTTATTGCTATGCGTGCCTAAGGTATCCCACATTTTTTTGCGCATTTCAATGACTTCGCGGCGCACTTCAGCTTGGTCACGTGCTTGGCAAAGAATCTCACGGCGCGTGGCTTCAAATTGCTGCATTAAACTTTCGGTGCCTGTAATCGCTCGTGCTCTTAATAAGGCTTGATGTTCCCATACCCAAGCTTTTTCGGTTTGATAGGTTTGAAACGCTTTTAAACTACTAACCAATAAGCCTGACGCACCGCTTGGGCGTAAGCGCGTATCAGTTTCGTATAAGCGTCCGGCAGGGGTAAATGTGCTTAGGGTGTGAATAATACGTTGTGCAAGGCGTGCATAAAACACAGCATGCTCTAACGGCTTTTTGCCATTAGTTTGTTGTTCAGTACCTTGGCTATTGTGTAAGAAAATAATATCTAAATCTGAACCGTAACCCAGTTCTAAACCGCCCAGTTTGCCATAACCAATAATCGCAAACCCCGCTTTATGGGACTGCCCCTCTAATTGGTAATGTGGTTCGCCTGTTTGTGCGCATAGCGTGCGCCATACGTGTTGCCAACTTTCTTCTAACACAGCTTCCGCAATCCACGTTAATTGATCGGAAACCTGCATTAATGGCAATACCCCAGTAATATCCGCCGCCGCTACGCGTAACACTTGCGCTTGTTTGAATTGACGCATACGTTCCATAACATCGCCGGTGTCGTCTTCATCAATATGGCTTAATTCTTCACGTAAGGCTTTGCCCAATTGTTGTCGATCTAAGGGGGTATACAATTGGCGGGGATCAAGCATTTGATCCAATAAAATAGGATGATCGGTGAGTTGGCTAGTAATCCATAAGCTTTCGCTGACCAAGCGGACAAATTGATCTAATGCCCCCGGGTTGTCCGCTAACATCGCAATATAACCCGAACGACTGGCAATTTTATTAATAATGCGTAGGCTGCGTTCTAAGGTTTGATCGGGCGTGGCAGTAGCGGCACAGGTGCTAAGCAATTGCGGCATTAAGCGATTTAAGCGACTACGCCCAATTTCGGTTAATGCGCCGTATAAGCGACCTGTACGCAACTCGTGTAAAGCTTGAGCGGCGCTATCCGTTTGTTTAAAGCCTAAATTTTGTAATACCTGTTGTGCTTGAGTTAAGGCAACTGTGCCTTCCCAGACATCATTGACCGATGGGTCGTGTTTGCGCTCGTCACCTTCCACGCGGAATACCCGTTGAAAAATAGCGGCAACGGCTTCTTGATGCCAAGTAAGTTCTGCTTTAAAGCTAAGCCAATCAGCAAATCCCATACTGACCGCCAAGGCAGCTTGGCGCTGGGCTTCTGTGGGTAAGGAATGGGTTTGCTCATCATTCCACATTTGCAAACGGTTTTCGGTACGGCGTAAAAAATGATAAGCCGTGCGTAAGGTGCTCTCTTCAGTCGGCGTAATTAACGCGTGTTTGAGTAATACCGTAAGGGTTTCTAATAAATTGCGGGTACGAAGTTCTGGAATTCGTCCGCCGCGCATTAGTTGAAAGACTTGCGCTGTAAATTCAATTTCCCGAATGCCGCCAGTACCCAGTTTAACATCTTGAAACTTGCCGCGCCGTTCGGCTTCACGATTGATCATGGCTTTCATATCGCGTAATTGTTCGACTGCGCCATAATCCAAATAACGCCGATAAACAAACGGGCGTAACCGTTCCATTAATTCTTTGCCTGCCGCTTGATCACCCGCCATCACCCGCGCTTTCACCAAAGCATACCGTTCCCATTCACGCCCGTGGGTTTCGTAATAACCTTCCATCGCGTCAAACGATAAGGCTAAAGCGCCTACTTCACCGAATGGGCGTAGCCGCATATCCACTCGATAGCCAAAGCCATCGCCCGTCGTTTGCCCTAATAAACCAATTAAGCGCTGCCCCACGCGAGTAAAAAAGGTTTGATTATCCAGACTGCGTTTGCCATCGGTTTCGCCGTTTTCGGGAAAGGCAAAAATCATATCAATATCTGAGGAGAAATTAAGTTCGCGCCCACCTAATTTACCCATACCCAATACCACCATGTGTTGGGCTTCGCCACTATGACTACGCGGTGTACCGTGTTTGGCAACTAATTCTTTATAGGACCAATTTAAGGCGGCATCCACTAACGCATCGGCTAAATCTGAGGTCGTGCGTAAGCTTTCGACTAGTTCGGCTTGCCCACTTAAATCACGCCAAGCAATGCGCACGCTTTCCCGATGACGAATTTGCCGTACAGCGCGTAATACTTCGTCGTGGTTGACTAAGGGGGCA
This DNA window, taken from Candidatus Thiocaldithrix dubininis, encodes the following:
- the glnE gene encoding bifunctional [glutamate--ammonia ligase]-adenylyl-L-tyrosine phosphorylase/[glutamate--ammonia-ligase] adenylyltransferase, with protein sequence MMPTIDTILAASPYVQFQLERHPEWQVYCEASYPYAEAELVAKVAAEIAPLVNHDEVLRAVRQIRHRESVRIAWRDLSGQAELVESLRTTSDLADALVDAALNWSYKELVAKHGTPRSHSGEAQHMVVLGMGKLGGRELNFSSDIDMIFAFPENGETDGKRSLDNQTFFTRVGQRLIGLLGQTTGDGFGYRVDMRLRPFGEVGALALSFDAMEGYYETHGREWERYALVKARVMAGDQAAGKELMERLRPFVYRRYLDYGAVEQLRDMKAMINREAERRGKFQDVKLGTGGIREIEFTAQVFQLMRGGRIPELRTRNLLETLTVLLKHALITPTEESTLRTAYHFLRRTENRLQMWNDEQTHSLPTEAQRQAALAVSMGFADWLSFKAELTWHQEAVAAIFQRVFRVEGDERKHDPSVNDVWEGTVALTQAQQVLQNLGFKQTDSAAQALHELRTGRLYGALTEIGRSRLNRLMPQLLSTCAATATPDQTLERSLRIINKIASRSGYIAMLADNPGALDQFVRLVSESLWITSQLTDHPILLDQMLDPRQLYTPLDRQQLGKALREELSHIDEDDTGDVMERMRQFKQAQVLRVAAADITGVLPLMQVSDQLTWIAEAVLEESWQHVWRTLCAQTGEPHYQLEGQSHKAGFAIIGYGKLGGLELGYGSDLDIIFLHNSQGTEQQTNGKKPLEHAVFYARLAQRIIHTLSTFTPAGRLYETDTRLRPSGASGLLVSSLKAFQTYQTEKAWVWEHQALLRARAITGTESLMQQFEATRREILCQARDQAEVRREVIEMRKKMWDTLGTHSNKVFNLKKDPGGITDIEFIVQYLILANAHAHPELIRWSDNIRQLESLQQVGLLSAEQADTLADIYRVLRDEIHARSLQELDSKVPISQFAKEREYVQHTWLSIMGA